ACCATCGTTGGTGGTGGGGATTCAACTGCTGCTGTTAAGCAACTTGGTGTTGCTGACAAGTTGACCCATATCTCAACTGGTGGTGGCGCTTCACTTGAATACCTTGAAGGTAAGACTTTACCAGGTATTGCTGCTATTTCTACTAAATAATTTAAGCTCCGAAAGGAAGGTCTATCGTGCGTACACCTATTATTGCCGGTAACTGGAAAATGAACAAAACTGCTAGCGAAGCTTTAGCTTTCGTAAATGCAGTTAGGGATCAATTACCAGCCTCATCAGAAGTTGAATCAGTTGTTGCTGCTCCAGCCCTTTTCTTACAAGAAATGGTCGAAGCTGCTAAGGGTTCTAACTTAAAGATTGCTGCTGAAAATGCTTACTTTGAAGATGCTGGTGCTTTCACTGGCGAAACTTCACCTGCTGCTTTGGCTGACTTAAACATTGACTACGTTGTCATCGGTCATTCAGAACGTCGTGGCTATTTCCACGAAACTGATGAAGATATCAACAAAAAAGCACATGCTATTTTCAAAAATGGCATGAAGCCAATCATTTGCTGTGGTGAAAGTCTTGAACAACGCGAAGCTAACCAAACCAATGATTGGGTCGCTGGTCAAGTTACTGCTGCTTTGAAGGGCTTATCAGCTGACCAAGTTAGCGAAACAGTTGTTGCTTACGAACCAATCTGGGCCATTGGT
This genomic window from Lactobacillus sp. CBA3606 contains:
- the tpiA gene encoding triose-phosphate isomerase, which gives rise to MRTPIIAGNWKMNKTASEALAFVNAVRDQLPASSEVESVVAAPALFLQEMVEAAKGSNLKIAAENAYFEDAGAFTGETSPAALADLNIDYVVIGHSERRGYFHETDEDINKKAHAIFKNGMKPIICCGESLEQREANQTNDWVAGQVTAALKGLSADQVSETVVAYEPIWAIGTGKTASSDQAEEVCGVIRKTIAGLYSEDVADKVRIQYGGSVKPANVVELMSKANIDGGLVGGASMDPDSFLALVNYQK